The genomic window aatctttaatacaaGACTAAACATTTGAGGCGTTACAGTGTATATATACTTTGCAACTAATGCAGTGCTATATTGTCTTGTTATAAAATCATAATATCTAATATAAGCTTTTGTACATATGCATTATGCAGCCGACCAGCTGTGGTCCGTGTTGTTCTTTTGAAGTTTAGTTTTCAAGATTTCAATTTCTGCTTCTAtgattctatcatttttttatgcTCTATGTTAGATGGTTAGTATgttatattactaaattactatatataatatatgttgttctgatatttttttatgcaatacaattacttaagtatgttatatacattaacgaggaaattgtaataataatatatacatgctcaTGCtgttttgcatatatatatatataataaattaataataataaatactgtCACTATCGCCGTATCGTTGCACCTCACTTTTTTGATATATGCCACTCCAGCACCcctgcacctatgtgacatagcatgctagttcaaatgattttgctTTAAAGGTAAATTCTTTTCACGTGAAATTCACTATCCAGCTCAAGGTCCCCACATTCCCCTGCCTTTTAACTCGACATAGTGCAACACCTTCAACGACCTAGGGGAATAGCATCATCGAGAATCATAACAAAGATGTGTCATTCACATGACCCTGCTCCAATCGACTATGCTACACCCCTTCAACCACAAGAAATTCATTAGGCTTCTTCTTTAAAGATGCTgaacttttaaaagttacatttcTACCAAGCCCATTAACTGCTTTATAAAGAGTCACCCATCCAACTGGTTCCATGCTACTGCGGTTGTACGCTGAGCCCTGAGGGTTGTACATCATACCCACATAATTGGCAAACTTGTTGATATGAATTATGAGTCGCCTAAATTTGGTTATAATCGTTGATTTGATGCGTCACAAGTCTGGGCTCGCTGAGCCACTTAGGATCATCAACTATTTACATGGTCTTCTTTATGACTTAGCCTGACTGAGTACTGaatcaaatctgattcaaatctcaACGAGTCAGTCTTCAGCCGATCGGAGTCCGAGTAACGAGTTTAACAACTATGTCTATTCTTTGCTCTTGCACTCCATGCTAAGTGATGCATATGGCCGACACGTCCGTGAGTGTTTGCGAGACACCGAAAGATGAGCCTGTCACTAAAGTAAACTGCATGACGACAAATGGCCCTCCCAGCCAGAGGACCGCCATGGTACACACCGCCCGGCGGGTTCAACAGCGTCGAAAACGATAAGGTTGCGACGAGGGCGGCTAAGACGACGGTCGTGTTCAGGACCTCGTGAAGGTGCTTGTCCGGTGCCTCACGACGGCTCCAGAATCTGTCTGCAGTCCTGTGGTGCCGTGGCATTTCTGAGGGCAGCAATCATTCGTCCTAACTCAGGATGCTTGTGTTCTTCCAATGGCAATGTCAGAGAGGTCTTCCTCACTTTATTGCGACGAGTGTTCACACGCACTACCGTCTCCTTGAGTATGAAATCCATCAACTGTAACTTTGAAAAATTAGTTCTACTACTAAGAACAAGCACCCTTTCCCCCTCCCATaatagaaaagggaaaaaaaaaaaagctcgaaTTACAAACACTGCAACTATCTCTTTTTCTgtctatttatatatatatatatatatacatatatatatatattgaaataagCTATTTCTATGGCCGAatagttgtttttattttacGTTGCTTGTAAAATGTGTATTTGTGATGTCTAAATTGTTCATGGTTTTTAGACACGGAAAGCATTTTTTGTGGCTAATTttagtgataaaaaaaaaaaactatatgaGACAGACGTAGCAGACTCATTTCAattttctctatatatatacaaatatataataGATTCCACGCCACTAAGTCTGAGATAAAAACAAggttcaaattttttttgacaaGTCTAACTGTGTATGGCGTTATCAATGCTTTGATGAAAAAttaacatatattaagttaattattttttgagtttAATAAAGTTATAATTACATATGCTGtaataaggaaagaaaataaacgaCTCTAAGCTAtcaaaatttataataataGAAGCGGTAACATTTTTCATACATACTACGTTGAACTAATTAGACATGCTTGAAGTTAATCAAGTaatatttataaacatattaaaatgtttatatgTTGTTTAAAATGTCTTCTAACAGGAATTTAAGATGACAAACACCCAAATGGTCCGCAATGTATCAATTTTCCAATTGAACGATTAATTTGAAAAGAACACTTTAATGATTATTTGAATGGATCTATTAAGCACTTAAGTGGTCTggtatttatatttatatacatgcatttttcaaaagttgaagtCTAAGAATACGAGAATTCACGAGGCGTCTGACTAAATTGGAAAACTGAAAGTTTATCCTTAAGCAACACTTTTTGCAATAGTGGGCGTTCAATCAACTTATGCACTCTATAATTATATTTCAGCATTGaaatattgagagagagaacctcCATTGATCTTTTCATAACGCTGAGGTGCAGAACCGTGTTTCCATCTTCATCAGTTTTCCTAGCATGTTTGCGAGGATTATATGCCAGGTAAGTACACCTAAAGGCCTCGTGCTGACCATTCTTCGCCATTAAATGGAAGATGTTTTCGCCACCAGCCACCGCTGGTGACTTCTTTAGTGGCTTTAGGCTTCTTATCAAGAATCTCACGGATTATGTCCGTCTCGCCGTTTTTTGCTGCCAAATGTAGAGGTGCTAGTCTCTGTGACCCATAAGTTTTGTCCACGAGCTCCGGTCTGTTGGCCAGCAGGTACCGGACGATCTCTAGCTGCCCTGATTCGACGGCCACGTGCAATAGTGTTTTGACAGAAGACGGCTCCAGCTGGTGGAGGATGTTCAGATCGACCGCCGCCAACTGCTGTAACTGCCGCATGTTGCCGGTGGCACAGGCGGTGTAGAGCCTTCTGTCCATCCCGACTGCACGCCGGACTTCAGGCCCTATGACATCATATCATATGTTGCTGTCGCTCGTCTAAGCACTACTCCTGTTAAACGTCCATCATGCATCATATCAGCAGCCACGAAGAGCAACGAACACCTTTACGTGTTTGTTCATTAAGCACCTCGCAATTGAAGTTCAGAGTAATCGAAAGATTGATTGCAACCACAACCATATAACCACTTGAATGGAGTCTGGTGACGAACGCCGTAACCAAAGTTCCTGGGTCTTGTTATTAAGAATCTCTAGTGGCTGGTGGGACTGGGTTTTGTTTCAAGTTTACtcatccttttcatttttattttttttgtgattttataGAGCctgcaattatatatatatatatatatacttttttattttgaaaaaaggtATAAAGTCTAAGTCCCATCAACTTCTTATTTCCCTCTTTAGTCAAAGAGTTGCGTGCACAAAGGTGTGCACGAACCAAAGGAATTGTGCACGCACCAAAGGAAGGTCAGGgcacttttgaattttttttataaaggaagtagatattttaaaatttttgtctttttaaaatcttttttatcctttaaaaaatattatgttaATAAAAGTTTTTTGGTCATTGCAATCATTGTGCACCAAATTCTTACTTAATTTTCGATGGTATAATTTTGGACGCTGAGCTAAATGGACAAGAGGTTGGGCAAAATGAATTCAATTCAGTAGCTGATTCAAGAGCATAAGATGTCtccttttaatatttaaaatattaataattgttataattttaaatattgttGTTATGTTCGATTtaagttttcaaaaaacattgcaaaaattATTTACGCAACATTGTGTCAAACATGGAGCTGCTGCTAAGCTAAAATTTGAAGGTTAAACATAACatgttcttaaatttttaagatCCGACAAATGGAGAAAATGATAGAAGACATTAGAATGAAGGCACAATTAGATCCATGCAAGCCTGCGTATGTACCCTTATGCCTTTGAGCTTTTCCGGTGAGTCCGTGCCCTCTAAATTTGAAGACATATGTAATCAAAGAGGGCAAATCAAGAAGCAGAAGATTGATGGGAAAGAGATGGTACGCACCTGAGATGCAGTTTGGCCAGCCCAAGTTGTGAACACAACATACCACAAACAAGATGCTTATAATTAGCAAGCGGGTCTGTGAATATCCTAATTACTATTGTTTAAGGATCATTAAGAATAGAAAAAGGACTGTCATTGTCTAATAAACTAAAATATCTCAAGTGGAAAATATTTATTTCagaaataatgtaaaaaaacaCAAGCCTTGTGACCACGCCAACCTGCTTCTTGGTCATTAAGAAGAAAGTGATTAGAAGCTCTACAGGTCAAATACCGAATGCATGGCTGGACATAGTAGATGTGAGCACTATCCCAGCCACATGGATACGAACGTAAATGGATTGGATACAATAAACTATAGATCCAGTATGCATGGCTGGACATGGATCTGATCTAGTGTCCGACTGAGATTTTAAAAGAGCCGACCCCAACCCGATTTATATATGAACGCCAAATATTAAAAGCGTAAATcttatttgtatataaataagcaatttGTGTGGGTTTGCTTTAGGCACAGTGGTCCAGCTCACCCAGGGTTTTTCTTTCGAAGAAGGTGTCATTAAGTATTTTAAGCTTTTGAAAGATATCTGTTCATTAAGGAGGAAGTGCTGAAGCACTATGGAAGGAACAAATATATCTGGCCGTACATAGAACATGTGAACCACACTCAACAATCTGTATACGGACGCAAATGAAATTAGATATATTTAATTACAGCgttggttttatttttatttagtcGGTTCTAGTTACTAAGCAGATTGCGTCAAGGGGCATAGTGGAACCAGGTGGTAAGGAGGCTCACATTTAAAGGATACATTTAGACCTTGTAGTCACCGTCATATTTCAGTGTGTTATTTTTCTGAACTGCAAACAATGGTAAGTATGACACTTGAGTTGATAGATGTACCGTAGGTCCACTCAAGCTCCGAACCAACCCAGAACCTTGAAGCGGTAAATGTATGGTCTTGAGACTTGAAAGTAAAAGCGGTTTTTCCTAAATCAAATGTTACTAGGTGGATTAGATTTTATTTGCAGATTTAATGAGTGGATATGAATTTGAGACTGTTATCTGATGAAGAAACAACCCAATTAGGTATGAATATCAGATCGTTGTAAGTTAGTCTGACTttaatttgctttgaaaaaaGAATACCTGCCAAATAATATTTTCGTGCAAATTAAATTAAGCACAATCCAACTATATTGATAGCTAGGGACGTAGTTAGGTGAGTAGCAGGAGTATTTTGTTCCTCTTATCTTCCAGGGTATAAACCTGCCTAGGTGGTTTAGAGTAGGTACTTCTgatatacttcaacttgcatattggtgtATCTATTTTGTAGCCCAAGAAATTGATGACTTGGAGATTCAAAACAGCCACAAGCAGAAGCACACATGCAGTCAGTTTGCACATGGGCAATCCAAAACTCAGCAACGGTTGAATGACTGAGTTAATAAAACATCACTGCATCTGATATATATCCACTTGGAGACTCGCTCTTTATGCGGTAATTTCGATTATCCAGAATCAAAATCAGCAAAGATTATTCCCATGAAACAAGGATCTTAGACCCTGCTGCCCCCTTGATTAGGTGATTGGAGTTACATACTTTCAAGTTGAACATGGTTAAAGCGTTAGCACCAAGGGCGAATCTCAGTTGCTGCCGATTCCCAACTTGTctattgaaaaggaaaaagacataAACTCAGTTTCTGTGAGCATGAGGATCTTTATTTCCTTACACGAGTTTCTGTTTCTCTCTGAAATCCTGAATTGCGAAACTCAAAGATCGTCGCTCTCTTGACAGTCTAGAGTTTCTGATAAACTCTTCTGCTCACAATCACACACTGGTCTTTGCATATAGATCTTTGGTTAATATGTTTCGAAACACACAAAACTGTTTCTCATGACCGAAAATGGGTACAACGTTACATCAACTGCATGCAGAAACAAGAGAGATATAACAGGAAGATCAAACTGAACAGGAGGATACTAACGGAGGGCACAAACTGGAAAAATATACAGTTGTTTAAACGGTTCAAAGCATGTGCATACATCCGCTTGGAAGGAGAGAATAACTTCAGTACATTGacaatggaaaataagaaatttagCCAATAAAAACTGCAGTGGATATACTGGTTTCTTCCTGTTCTCAAAATGACATATACCAATTTCTCAGGAACTCCTtgtatagggatgtcaacggattggattcaaatcagcacattcaaattcaaattcagattagaatttgaattttgcatgCTTATTTGTAAGCTAATCAATATTGGCCAAATGTTTGTGGTCGAATGTCTCCATCTCGAGCtttcatatgtgcatgtgcatgtgtatgcTTTGGGATTCCAACAgattaattaaaattttgaatataaaacaaaattatgcTATTGATAATGTTTGTTCAAATTTCTTCCGTATAAATGAGTTTACATAGCAGAGCAGGACTATCTTTTTCTCTCGTAAATAAATGTGGACGCTTTTGATAATCCCCTCATGTATATTTttggctgggcatcgggctgggccggcctGATAAGAAAGTCCATTTTTGAGCCCGGTTAGTTTATCAGTCCAGCCAGATGCCCGGCCCATTAATAAGCAGGCCGGACCGAGCCTATAGTTAATTGAGCCCCGGACTTGAtcttatgcccgaggcccggcccagcccgattattaatgggccgggccgggcttcTTTTGGACGGGCCAATAGGAGTTAAGTCGACATTACTTGGATATTGGGTCTGTTCAAGGGTTTTGAACATGCTAGACAGAAGTAGAGCCGGAGGCAATGTTTAACAGTCTCTTCTTAGATGGGACTGGATCTGCCTCTTGCACAAGGCCTACCATGCCCAGCCACTTATGTGTGGTATCTGAAACGCCTACCAAAATTTTTCAGATATCCTAGTTATACTGCAAATCATAAACCTCTGTAAGGAATTAGAAGGCATAGTATGCTGTAATGTGTGGCTGCATCAAAATTAGTATTTTACAGATTCAGAATGAAAACCTGTTGTTCCTGAGCCTAGGTTGATGCCAAAACCAGGTCTGTGATTGTGTTGAAAAACCTGCTTTTCTCATTGACAGAGGTCTGTGAACCTAGATTGAAGCCAAAACCAGGTTTCTGGCATGCTTTCAGTGACAAACAGAAGTAGTTCcaataaatatgatcttaaatcaAGTACAAGATTTGTTCTGAGATaacttgatgcattttgtttaaaaGATCAAAACATAACatcaaggaaaacaagaaacagttatgaaaaccaaataaaaagGACGAAAAACATCATAATCCCAACAATCAGTATATTAATGAAAGTGAGCTAACAATTTAGTGGTGACTTCTTCCTGTCATACAATGAAGAATGTGCTGGAAAAACACTAGCTTCAGCCTTCCAATGTAATAATCACAACAACTTTATCAATGAAATGCTGAAATTTCAATCTTTGCAACAATTCAACTGGTAAAAGTTTATCAATCCTAAAAGTGTTTGCTCGCTCCTTTCTTAGGAAGGAAGGCAGCTAACTTTGACGGAAAAAGTGCTTTGTTTGAGCGCTTACTCATCCTTCTAAAGGTTGATTCCGAAAGAATCACTGTTGTCTTGGAAACTCACAATGGAAATCTCTTGCTACCAACCCAAAACTCATTCAATCAAAAACCCACTCAATTTAATAGGAGTGGGTTTATAACACTTTTAGTGGGGTCTGAGTCGGCTCCCCATCGGGGCTCGCACTCCTAAGCAAAGAACGGGAGTTGTTCAAAAAGAGAGAGTGGGAAAGgctaaaatccaaaaaatagaaaaaagaaaaaaatagaaaaaacagcAAATAGTCCGGCAAAGATTAATTCTTTGATTGAGTGGGTTTTTGATTGAACGAGTTTTGAGTTGGCAGCAAGAAATTTCCATTGTGAGTTTCCAAGACAACAGTGATTCTTTCTGAATCAACCTTTAGAAGGATGAGTAAGCGCTCAAACAAAGCACTTTTCCGTCAAAGTTAGATGCCTTCCTCCCTAAGAAAAGCGAGCAAACACTTTTAGGATTGATAAACTTTTACCAGTTGAATTGTTGCAAAGTTTGAAATTTCAGCATTTCATTAATAAAGTTGTGATTATTACATTGGAAGGCTGAAGCAAGTGTTTTTCCGGCACATTCTTCATTGTATGCCGGGAAGAAGTCACCACTAAACTGTTAGCTCACTATCCagctggaaatatatttccggaaTGGACTTCAACCGTCGaaaattcttttttgtgtttgttggaactgaaaaattttgaaattttgaattttttttccaagtgAACAGTATTTTTcgaggccatcaaacggcccctgaTGGATTTAAGTGGAATTTTAGTGGAATTTTATTGCAAGCTTTGATTGGTCGAGGAGAAGCTAGGGGAGGTCCGTCTCGGGGAGGTCCGTCTTTGGTAGCCGAGCCGATGGTGGCACGACGCCGCTCTCACCAAGTCGCTTGCTTAACATGTTCCCAGTGAgagaagggagggagagagggggcTGAAATGGCGGGAGGAAAAGGAGGGAAGCAAAATAGGCGGTCCCTATGGCGCCATGTGAATGGCAGCCCACAGGAAAATCCTGAAGTGCCCACCAGTCGCCGGAAGTCAAAGAAGGGGACTAGTTTAAAAACATGGAGTGGGAAAGAAGGAGAATAAGAGATACACAATATTACGTGGTTCAATATTACTGCCTACATCCATGAGAAAAGAAGGACAAGCTTCATTATACTTCTCTGGTTTGCATGCCCTGTTGAATTACATTCACATCTTTATAAAGACAGGGGATGAGGATAGAAGTTGAGCCATCAAGAGATTCGCGATGGGATCACATCCTAACGAGGGAACCAACATGTGAAGGCAACTTTATCTATATCGAGAGAAACACAAGATGACATTCTATCTCATTAATCTCTCctattttctttcaactataAAAGATTTACCATGTGTTCCTCCTTCCATAATAAGAGAACAATCTCCCTCTCAAGTTGGTGCACATATATCTATTGTCCCAACTTGTGAATTATAGTTTGGTGTTTTTCCTTTGCCAAAACTTTGGTAAATATGTCGACCAATTGCTTGTCGGTTTTGACATGAAGTGTTTGAATGGTGCTATCTTGGATCTTCTCCCGTATGAAATGACAATCGACTTCTATATGCTTGGTTCGTTCGTGAAACACCGGATTAGCTCCAATGTAGATAGCTGCCATATTGTCACACATCAAGTTCATGGTTCTATTAGTATCAATATTCATATCCTTTAGTAAGGCTTTAATCCATATTAGTTTACAAGTGCATGCTACCATGGCTCTGTATTCAGCTTCTATGCTTGACCTGGCAACCACTAATTGTTTTTTACTCTTCCACACAAGATTACCTCCAACAAGGATGCAGTATCCAGAAGTTGATCTCCTATCATATGGGTCACATGCCCAATCAACGTCACAATATCCAATGACATCTAATGTCTGATCTTGCTTCATTAAAACTCTTTTTCCGGGAGTTCCTTTAAGATACCGAATGATTCTATGAGCAGCATCGACGTGTGAAGACCTAGGCTTGTGCATGAATTGGCTTATAAGACTGACAGCATACATAATGTCTGGTCTGGTGACAATAAGATAAATAAGTTTTccaacaagtttttgaaaacattgGACATTCTCGACAACGTCGCCCTCATTAGTTTTCAATTTGCAATTCATTTCAAGAGGTGTGTCGGCGGCTTTTGCTCCAACATTACCTGTCTCCTTAAGTAGATCTAGAGTATATTTTCTCTAACATATGAAAATACACCTTTTCTGAGTGCGCAACTTCAGTCCCTAAGAAGTATCGCAAGACTCCTAGATCCTTGGTCTCAaactgttttcttttaaaagaacaATCAAAGAACAAAACATCACAGAATGCACATCAAACACCCGGCTAGTT from Nymphaea colorata isolate Beijing-Zhang1983 chromosome 6, ASM883128v2, whole genome shotgun sequence includes these protein-coding regions:
- the LOC116255899 gene encoding phytochrome-interacting ankyrin-repeat protein 2-like is translated as MDRRLYTACATGNMRQLQQLAAVDLNILHQLEPSSVKTLLHVAVESGQLEIVRYLLANRPELVDKTYGSQRLAPLHLAAKNGETDIIREILDKKPKATKEVTSGGWWRKHLPFNGEEWSARGL